Proteins encoded by one window of Paraburkholderia terrae:
- a CDS encoding porin: MKTLKCTRTRAMALSCLPLAGAVLSTGVFAQSSVTLYGVVDNAFSYVSNQRGHSNFYMSQGNLQASKFGLLGAEELGGGTKAIFRLESGFNSLTGAQSSAGNLFNRQAYVGLSNDKYGTVTLGRQYTPYFNMVGALGPTGVLTGATGAHPGDLDALDTTLRFNNSVTYASPNIAGLTFAAQYGLGGVPGSVTNGSNLSAALRYDYQSFSAAAGYVKLKDITTSQSLGSFAINSPVNNGYASASSTQMIAAAARYNISDLMVGVNYSNVQYAPGSRSLFASEAVFNTYGAIATYRFTPSVIAGIGYSYTRASKANGIDDPAQYHQISLEQTYSLSKRTTFYALEAYQLARGKSLIASGSGVAIADSVAVVGDSQNTTPSSGPSQFVGMVGIRHSF; this comes from the coding sequence ATGAAGACTTTGAAATGTACGCGCACGCGTGCAATGGCCCTCTCATGCCTGCCGCTCGCGGGCGCGGTACTGTCGACAGGTGTTTTCGCGCAAAGCAGCGTCACGTTGTACGGCGTCGTCGATAACGCATTCAGCTACGTCAGCAATCAGCGCGGCCATTCGAACTTCTACATGAGCCAGGGCAACCTGCAGGCGAGCAAGTTCGGCCTGCTAGGCGCAGAGGAACTGGGCGGCGGCACGAAAGCGATCTTCCGCCTGGAAAGCGGCTTCAATTCACTGACGGGCGCGCAAAGCAGCGCGGGCAACCTGTTCAACCGGCAGGCGTACGTCGGTTTGAGCAACGACAAGTACGGCACGGTGACGCTCGGCCGCCAGTACACGCCGTACTTCAACATGGTCGGCGCGCTCGGGCCGACGGGCGTGTTGACGGGCGCCACGGGCGCGCACCCGGGCGATCTCGACGCGCTTGACACGACGCTGCGTTTCAACAACTCGGTCACCTATGCATCGCCGAATATCGCGGGCCTCACATTCGCCGCGCAGTACGGGCTCGGCGGCGTGCCGGGCAGCGTGACGAATGGCAGCAATCTGAGCGCGGCGTTGCGTTACGACTACCAGTCGTTCTCGGCCGCGGCGGGCTACGTGAAGCTGAAGGACATCACGACGAGCCAGTCGCTCGGCAGCTTCGCGATCAATTCGCCCGTCAACAACGGCTACGCGAGCGCGAGCAGCACGCAGATGATCGCGGCGGCCGCTCGCTACAACATCAGCGACCTGATGGTCGGCGTGAACTACTCGAATGTGCAGTACGCGCCGGGTTCGCGCTCGCTGTTCGCGAGCGAGGCGGTATTCAACACGTACGGCGCGATCGCGACGTACCGGTTCACGCCGTCCGTGATCGCGGGGATCGGCTATAGCTACACGCGCGCAAGCAAGGCGAACGGTATCGATGATCCGGCGCAGTATCACCAGATTTCGCTGGAGCAGACCTACAGCCTGTCGAAGCGCACCACGTTCTACGCGCTGGAGGCCTATCAACTGGCACGCGGCAAGTCGCTGATCGCGTCGGGTTCGGGCGTGGCGATCGCGGACTCAGTGGCGGTTGTCGGCGATTCGCAGAACACGACGCCGTCGTCGGGACCGTCGCAGTTCGTTGGCATGGTGGGCATTCGTCACTCGTTCTGA